A window of Perognathus longimembris pacificus isolate PPM17 chromosome 6, ASM2315922v1, whole genome shotgun sequence contains these coding sequences:
- the Cpne5 gene encoding copine-5 isoform X1 → MEQPEDMASLSEFDSLAGSIPATKVEITVSCRNLLDKDMFSKSDPLCVMYTQGMENKQWREFGRTEVIDNTLNPDFVRKFIVDYFFEEKQNLRFDLYDVDSKSPDLSKHDFLGQAFCTLGEIVGSSGSRLEKPLTIGAFSLNSRTGKPMPAVSNGSGVWMESLRTTGPEASGGVPGKKCGSIILSAEELSNCRDVVTMQFCANKLDKKDFFGKSDPFLVFYRSNEDGTFTICHKTEVMKNTLNPVWQTFSIPVRALCNGDYDRTIKVEVYDWDRDGSHDFIGEFTTSYRELARGQSQFNIYEVINPKKKMKKKKYVNSGTVTLLSFAVESECTFLDYIKGGTQINFTVAIDFTASNGNPSQSTSLHYMSPYQLNAYALALTAVGEIIQHYDSDKMFPALGFGAKLPPDGRVSHEFPLNGNQENPSCCGIDGILEAYHRSLRTVQLYGPTNFAPVVTHVARSAAAVQDGSQYSVLLIITDGVISDMAQTKEAIVNAAKLPMSIIIVGVGQAEFDAMVELDGDDVRISSRGKLAERDIVQFVPFRDYVDRTGNHVLSMARLARDVLAEIPDQLVSYMKAQGIRPRPAPAPACSAPSSPARTPPDSPLHTHI, encoded by the exons TTTGGCCGCACGGAGGTCATCGACAACACGCTGAACCCCGACTTCGTGCGCAAGTTCATCGTGGATTACTTCTTCGAGGAGAAGCAGAACCTCCGTTTTGACCT ATACGACGTTGACTCCAAAAGCCCCGATTTATCCAAACAC GATTTCCTGGGCCAGGCCTTCTGCACCCTTGGAGAGATCGTGGGGTCCTCTGGCAGCCGTCTGGAGAAGCCGCTCAC GATCGGGGCGTTCAGCCTGAATTCCAGGACGGGCAAACCCATGCCAGCCGTGTCCAACGG AAGTGGTGTTTGGATGGaaagtttgagaaccactggtCCGGAAGCCTCCGG AGGCGTCCCAGGAAAGAAGTGTGGCTCCATCATCCTGTCCGCGGAGGAACTCAGCAACTGTAGG gacgTGGTCACCATGCAGTTCTGCGCCAACAAGCTGGACAAGAAAGACTTCTTCGGCAAGTCCGACCCCTTCCTGGTGTTCTACCGGAGCAACGAGGACGGCAC GTTCACCATTTGCCACAAGACGGAGGTCATGAAGAACACCTTGAACCCGGTGTGGCAAACCTTCTCCATCCCCGTGAGAGCCCTGTGCAACGGGGACTACGACCG GACCATCAAGGTGGAGGTGTACGACTGGGATCGAGACGGCAG CCACGACTTCATCGGGGAGTTCACGACCAGCTACCGGGAGCTGGCGCGCGGGCAGAGCCAGTTCAACATCTATGAG GTCATCAACccgaagaagaaaatgaaaaaaaagaagtacgtGAATTCTGGAACC GTCACGCTGCTGTCCTTCGCTGTCGAGTCGGAGTGCACCTTCCTGGACTACATCAAAGGAGG GACCCAGATCAACTTCACTGTGGCCATCGACTTCACAGCCTCCAACG GCAATCCCTCCCAGTCCACCTCTCTGCACTACATGAGTCCTTACCAGCTGAATGCGTACGCGCTGGCGCTCACAGCCGTCGGAGAAATCATCCAACACTACGACAGCGACAAGATGTTCCCCGCGCTGGGCTTCGGGGCCAAGCTGCCCCCCGACGGCAGGGTGTCCCACGAGTTCCCGCTG AACGGCAACCAGGAGAACCCCTCCTGCTGCGGCATCGACGGCATCCTGGAGGCCTACCACCGCAGCCTGCGCACGGTGCAGCTCTACGGCCCCACCAACTTCGCCCCCGTGGTCACCCACGTGGCCAG GAGCGCGGCGGCCGTGCAGGACGGCTCCCAGTACTCCGTGCTGCTCATCATCACCGACGGCGTCATCTCCGACATGGCGCAGACCAAGGAGGCCATCGTCAAT GCTGCCAAACTGCCCATGTCCATCATCATCGTGGGTGTGGGCCAGGCGGAGTTCGATG ccATGGTGGAGCTGGACGGGGATGACGTGCGGATCTCCTCCCGGGGGAAGCTGGCCGAGCGGGACATCGTCCAG TTCGTGCCCTTCCGGGACTACGTGGACCGCACGGGCAACCACGTGCTGAGCATGGCGCGCCTGGCCCGCGACGTCCTGGCCGAGATCCCCGACCAGCTCGTGTCCTACATGAAGGCGCAGGGCATCCGCCcgcggcccgcgcccgccccggcgtGCTCCGCCCCGTCGTCCCCGGCCCGCACGCCCCCCGACTCCCCCCTGCACACGCACATCTGA
- the Cpne5 gene encoding copine-5 isoform X3 gives MPAVSNGGVPGKKCGSIILSAEELSNCRDVVTMQFCANKLDKKDFFGKSDPFLVFYRSNEDGTFTICHKTEVMKNTLNPVWQTFSIPVRALCNGDYDRTIKVEVYDWDRDGSHDFIGEFTTSYRELARGQSQFNIYEVINPKKKMKKKKYVNSGTVTLLSFAVESECTFLDYIKGGTQINFTVAIDFTASNGNPSQSTSLHYMSPYQLNAYALALTAVGEIIQHYDSDKMFPALGFGAKLPPDGRVSHEFPLNGNQENPSCCGIDGILEAYHRSLRTVQLYGPTNFAPVVTHVARSAAAVQDGSQYSVLLIITDGVISDMAQTKEAIVNAAKLPMSIIIVGVGQAEFDAMVELDGDDVRISSRGKLAERDIVQFVPFRDYVDRTGNHVLSMARLARDVLAEIPDQLVSYMKAQGIRPRPAPAPACSAPSSPARTPPDSPLHTHI, from the exons ATGCCAGCCGTGTCCAACGG AGGCGTCCCAGGAAAGAAGTGTGGCTCCATCATCCTGTCCGCGGAGGAACTCAGCAACTGTAGG gacgTGGTCACCATGCAGTTCTGCGCCAACAAGCTGGACAAGAAAGACTTCTTCGGCAAGTCCGACCCCTTCCTGGTGTTCTACCGGAGCAACGAGGACGGCAC GTTCACCATTTGCCACAAGACGGAGGTCATGAAGAACACCTTGAACCCGGTGTGGCAAACCTTCTCCATCCCCGTGAGAGCCCTGTGCAACGGGGACTACGACCG GACCATCAAGGTGGAGGTGTACGACTGGGATCGAGACGGCAG CCACGACTTCATCGGGGAGTTCACGACCAGCTACCGGGAGCTGGCGCGCGGGCAGAGCCAGTTCAACATCTATGAG GTCATCAACccgaagaagaaaatgaaaaaaaagaagtacgtGAATTCTGGAACC GTCACGCTGCTGTCCTTCGCTGTCGAGTCGGAGTGCACCTTCCTGGACTACATCAAAGGAGG GACCCAGATCAACTTCACTGTGGCCATCGACTTCACAGCCTCCAACG GCAATCCCTCCCAGTCCACCTCTCTGCACTACATGAGTCCTTACCAGCTGAATGCGTACGCGCTGGCGCTCACAGCCGTCGGAGAAATCATCCAACACTACGACAGCGACAAGATGTTCCCCGCGCTGGGCTTCGGGGCCAAGCTGCCCCCCGACGGCAGGGTGTCCCACGAGTTCCCGCTG AACGGCAACCAGGAGAACCCCTCCTGCTGCGGCATCGACGGCATCCTGGAGGCCTACCACCGCAGCCTGCGCACGGTGCAGCTCTACGGCCCCACCAACTTCGCCCCCGTGGTCACCCACGTGGCCAG GAGCGCGGCGGCCGTGCAGGACGGCTCCCAGTACTCCGTGCTGCTCATCATCACCGACGGCGTCATCTCCGACATGGCGCAGACCAAGGAGGCCATCGTCAAT GCTGCCAAACTGCCCATGTCCATCATCATCGTGGGTGTGGGCCAGGCGGAGTTCGATG ccATGGTGGAGCTGGACGGGGATGACGTGCGGATCTCCTCCCGGGGGAAGCTGGCCGAGCGGGACATCGTCCAG TTCGTGCCCTTCCGGGACTACGTGGACCGCACGGGCAACCACGTGCTGAGCATGGCGCGCCTGGCCCGCGACGTCCTGGCCGAGATCCCCGACCAGCTCGTGTCCTACATGAAGGCGCAGGGCATCCGCCcgcggcccgcgcccgccccggcgtGCTCCGCCCCGTCGTCCCCGGCCCGCACGCCCCCCGACTCCCCCCTGCACACGCACATCTGA